One window from the genome of Rhodopseudomonas sp. P2A-2r encodes:
- the queG gene encoding tRNA epoxyqueuosine(34) reductase QueG — MDVAAPSLKDALTGEARALGFDAIGIADPGAIAGVREKLEAFLASGAHGEMAWLADPRRGDPRVMWPDVRSVIMLGVNYGPDENPLAILAQRSHAAISVYAKGDDYHDLIKKRLKALARWLIAQAGGDVKVFVDTAAVMEKPLAQASGLGWQGKHTNLVSREFGSWLFLGAIFTTLELPRDAAERDHCGSCQACLDICPTAAFPAPYQLDARRCISYLTIENKGPIPHKFRKSMGNRIYGCDDCLAACPWNKFAQEGREIKLAARDELRAPSLAKLSRLDDAQFRSLFTKSPVKRIGRDRFLRNVLIAIGNSGDATLIVEAQRLLSDDSALVRGAAVWALAQLMDVNAFHALKSKHHGVEGDDSVGAEWRDAIA, encoded by the coding sequence ATGGACGTCGCTGCGCCGTCACTCAAAGACGCGCTCACCGGTGAGGCCCGCGCGCTCGGCTTCGACGCCATCGGCATCGCCGACCCCGGCGCCATCGCCGGCGTGCGCGAAAAGCTCGAGGCGTTTCTTGCGTCCGGTGCCCATGGGGAGATGGCGTGGCTCGCCGACCCGCGCCGCGGCGACCCGCGGGTGATGTGGCCCGACGTCCGCTCGGTGATCATGCTCGGCGTCAACTACGGCCCCGATGAGAATCCGCTGGCAATTCTCGCGCAACGGTCGCATGCGGCGATCTCGGTCTATGCCAAGGGCGACGACTATCACGACCTGATCAAGAAGCGCCTGAAGGCGCTGGCGCGCTGGCTGATCGCGCAGGCGGGTGGCGACGTGAAGGTGTTCGTCGACACGGCCGCGGTGATGGAAAAGCCGCTGGCGCAGGCGTCGGGGCTTGGCTGGCAGGGCAAGCACACCAACCTCGTCTCGCGCGAATTCGGCTCGTGGCTGTTTCTCGGCGCCATCTTCACCACGCTGGAATTGCCGCGCGATGCGGCCGAGCGCGATCACTGCGGCTCGTGTCAGGCCTGCCTCGACATCTGCCCGACCGCGGCGTTTCCGGCGCCTTACCAGCTCGATGCGCGGCGCTGCATCTCCTACCTCACCATCGAGAACAAGGGCCCGATCCCGCACAAATTCCGCAAGAGCATGGGCAACCGCATCTATGGTTGCGACGACTGCCTGGCAGCGTGCCCGTGGAACAAGTTCGCGCAGGAAGGCCGCGAGATAAAGCTGGCCGCGCGCGACGAACTGCGCGCGCCGTCGCTGGCAAAGTTATCGCGTCTCGACGATGCGCAGTTTCGCTCGCTGTTCACCAAGTCACCGGTGAAGCGCATCGGGCGCGACCGGTTTTTGCGCAACGTGCTGATCGCTATCGGCAACTCCGGCGATGCGACATTGATCGTCGAGGCGCAGCGATTGCTCTCGGACGACAGCGCACTGGTGCGCGGCGCCGCGGTGTGGGCGCTGGCGCAGCTGATGGACGTGAATGCATTTCACGCGCTCAAATCAAAGCACCACGGCGTAGAAGGCGACGATAGCGTTGGCGCGGAATGGCGCGACGCGATCGCGTAG
- a CDS encoding alpha/beta hydrolase, translated as MSNTKAAAPTFLPVGSGPDRRDIAVRARAGGAPGLLWMSGFKSDMQGGKAVALDAWAAEHGRACVRFDYSGHGESGGAFVDGTIGRWLEDSLAVFDAFCEGPQVVIGSSMGGWMALLLARTLARRGSIGRATLKGLVLIAPAPDFTEELMWKGFSPAIRQEIETKGVWMRPSEYGEPYPITRRLIEEGRNHLLLGGSIELGCPVRILQGRQDPDVPWQHAFALAHRLPGEDVVLTMIPDGDHRLSRPQDLARIIAAVEELVEG; from the coding sequence ATGAGCAATACCAAAGCGGCCGCCCCGACCTTCCTGCCGGTCGGCAGCGGCCCCGACCGCCGCGACATCGCGGTGCGCGCCCGCGCCGGTGGCGCGCCCGGCCTGTTGTGGATGAGCGGCTTCAAGTCCGACATGCAGGGCGGCAAGGCGGTGGCGCTGGACGCCTGGGCCGCCGAGCACGGCCGCGCCTGTGTGCGCTTCGATTATTCCGGCCACGGCGAATCCGGCGGCGCCTTTGTCGACGGCACCATCGGCCGCTGGCTTGAGGACAGCCTTGCGGTGTTCGACGCCTTCTGCGAGGGCCCGCAGGTGGTGATAGGCTCGTCCATGGGCGGCTGGATGGCGCTGCTGCTGGCGCGCACGCTGGCCCGGCGGGGCAGCATCGGCCGCGCCACCCTGAAGGGCCTGGTTCTGATCGCGCCGGCGCCGGATTTCACCGAGGAGCTGATGTGGAAGGGCTTTTCGCCGGCGATCCGGCAGGAGATCGAGACCAAGGGCGTGTGGATGCGGCCGTCGGAGTATGGCGAGCCCTATCCGATCACCAGGCGGCTGATCGAGGAGGGCCGCAACCATCTGCTGCTCGGCGGCAGCATCGAGCTCGGCTGCCCGGTCCGCATCCTGCAGGGCCGGCAGGACCCCGACGTGCCCTGGCAGCACGCCTTCGCGCTGGCGCACCGGCTGCCCGGCGAAGATGTGGTGCTCACCATGATCCCCGACGGCGACCACCGGCTGTCGCGACCGCAGGATCTCGCGCGCATCATCGCGGCGGTGGAGGAACTGGTGGAGGGGTAG
- the infC gene encoding translation initiation factor IF-3 — protein MRRPNRAPPAATKDGPRTNDEIRNAQVQLIDQTGLNHGTVETATAVKMAMEAGMDLVEISPNTSPPVCKIMDYGKFKYSAQKKAAEARKKQKIVEIKEIKLRPMIDDHDYEVKMRAMQRFFEEGDKVKITLRYRGREMAHQEIGTKLLDKVKADVAEYAKVEQDARFEGRQVVMVLAPR, from the coding sequence ATTCGCCGTCCCAACAGAGCCCCGCCCGCCGCAACCAAAGACGGGCCGCGCACCAACGATGAAATCCGCAACGCCCAGGTCCAGCTGATCGATCAGACTGGCCTCAATCACGGCACTGTCGAAACGGCGACTGCTGTGAAGATGGCGATGGAAGCCGGCATGGATCTGGTCGAGATTTCGCCCAATACCAGCCCGCCCGTCTGCAAGATCATGGACTACGGCAAGTTCAAGTATTCGGCCCAGAAAAAGGCCGCCGAAGCCCGCAAGAAGCAGAAGATCGTCGAAATCAAGGAGATCAAGCTCCGCCCGATGATCGACGACCACGACTACGAAGTGAAGATGCGCGCCATGCAGCGCTTTTTCGAAGAAGGCGACAAGGTCAAGATCACCCTGCGCTATCGCGGCCGTGAAATGGCCCATCAGGAAATCGGCACCAAGCTGCTGGACAAGGTGAAGGCGGACGTCGCCGAATACGCCAAGGTCGAGCAGGACGCCCGCTTCGAAGGCCGCCAGGTCGTCATGGTTCTGGCGCCGCGCTGA
- the rpmI gene encoding 50S ribosomal protein L35, giving the protein MPKLKTKSGAKKRFKVTGTGKVMSAHAGKRHGMIKRTKKQIRQLRGTRVLFKTDGDNIKKYFLPNA; this is encoded by the coding sequence ATGCCCAAGCTGAAGACCAAGTCGGGCGCCAAAAAGCGCTTCAAAGTGACCGGAACAGGCAAAGTGATGTCGGCGCATGCCGGCAAGCGCCACGGAATGATCAAGCGGACGAAGAAGCAGATTCGTCAGCTCCGCGGCACCCGCGTGCTGTTCAAGACCGACGGCGACAACATCAAGAAGTATTTCTTGCCGAACGCCTGA
- the rplT gene encoding 50S ribosomal protein L20: protein MARVKRGVTAHAKHKKVYKAAKGFRGRRKNTIRTAKAAVEKAGQYAFRDRKRKKRTFRALWIQRLNAAVRPLGMTYSVFINGLAKSGVTVDRKVLSDLAINEPAVFNAIAEKAKAALAA from the coding sequence ATGGCTCGCGTCAAACGCGGTGTGACGGCTCACGCCAAGCACAAGAAAGTCTACAAGGCCGCCAAGGGTTTCCGTGGCCGCCGCAAGAACACCATTCGCACCGCCAAGGCGGCAGTCGAAAAGGCCGGCCAGTACGCCTTCCGCGACCGCAAGCGCAAGAAGCGCACGTTCCGCGCTCTGTGGATCCAGCGCCTCAACGCCGCCGTGCGTCCGCTCGGCATGACCTACAGCGTGTTTATCAACGGCCTCGCCAAGTCCGGCGTGACGGTCGACCGCAAGGTGCTCTCCGATCTCGCGATCAACGAGCCCGCGGTGTTCAACGCGATTGCCGAAAAGGCCAAGGCCGCTCTCGCAGCCTGA
- the pheS gene encoding phenylalanine--tRNA ligase subunit alpha — protein sequence MSDLTTLQQTILADIAAASDEAVIEAVRVGALGKKGSISALLATLGKMSPEQRKTEGAAINLAKEVVTQALTARRDILKNAALDARLASETIDVTLPLRDPAAELGRIHPLSQVMDELTTIFADMGFAIAEGPDIEIDDYNFTRLNFPEGHPAREMHDTFYFNPDSEGVRKLLRTHTSPVQVRTMLTQAPPIRIICPGRTYRSDSDQTHTPMFHQVEGLVIDKTAHLGHLKWILHEFCKAFFEVDNINMRFRPSFFPFTEPSLEVDIQCRRDKGEIRFGEGEDWLEILGCGMVHPNVLRACDIDPDVYQGFAWGMGIDRIAMLKYGIGDLRQLFEGDVRFLSHYGFKPLDVPSLAGGLSS from the coding sequence ATGTCCGATCTGACGACGCTTCAACAGACCATTCTGGCCGATATCGCCGCGGCCTCCGACGAAGCCGTCATCGAGGCGGTGCGCGTCGGCGCGCTCGGCAAGAAGGGCTCGATCTCCGCTCTGCTCGCGACGCTCGGCAAGATGTCGCCGGAACAGCGCAAGACCGAGGGTGCTGCGATCAACCTCGCCAAGGAGGTCGTGACCCAGGCGCTGACAGCGCGGCGCGATATCCTGAAGAACGCCGCGCTCGATGCGCGGCTGGCCTCCGAGACCATCGACGTCACGCTGCCGCTGCGCGATCCCGCCGCCGAACTGGGCCGCATCCATCCGCTCAGCCAGGTGATGGACGAACTCACCACCATTTTCGCCGACATGGGCTTTGCCATCGCCGAAGGTCCGGACATCGAGATCGACGACTACAATTTCACGCGGCTGAACTTCCCCGAGGGTCATCCGGCCCGCGAGATGCACGACACCTTCTATTTCAATCCGGACTCGGAGGGCGTGCGCAAGCTGCTGCGTACCCACACCTCGCCGGTGCAGGTCCGCACCATGCTGACGCAGGCGCCGCCGATCCGCATCATCTGTCCGGGCCGCACCTATCGCAGCGACTCTGACCAGACGCACACGCCGATGTTCCACCAGGTCGAAGGCCTGGTGATCGACAAGACCGCGCATCTCGGCCACCTCAAATGGATCCTGCACGAGTTCTGCAAGGCATTCTTCGAGGTCGACAACATCAACATGCGGTTCCGGCCGTCGTTCTTCCCGTTCACCGAGCCGTCGCTGGAAGTCGATATCCAGTGCCGCCGCGACAAGGGCGAGATCCGCTTCGGCGAGGGCGAGGACTGGCTGGAGATTCTCGGCTGCGGCATGGTGCATCCCAACGTGCTGCGCGCCTGCGATATCGATCCCGATGTGTACCAGGGGTTTGCCTGGGGCATGGGCATCGACCGCATCGCCATGCTCAAATACGGCATCGGCGATCTCCGCCAGCTGTTCGAGGGCGACGTCCGCTTCCTCAGCCACTACGGCTTCAAGCCGCTCGACGTGCCCAGCCTGGCCGGAGGATTAAGCTCGTGA
- the pheT gene encoding phenylalanine--tRNA ligase subunit beta yields MKFSLSWLKDHLDTDEPLEKLADKLTMIGLEVEHIDDKAKLLKPFTIAHILSAEQHPNADRLRVCKVDTGDGEPLQIVCGAPNARAGLKTVLARPGTFIPGKDFTIGLGNIRGVESQGMMCSAGELGLLDAIDGIIELPADAPVGESYAEWAKLGDPVIEINLTPNRQDCTGVHGIARDLAAADMGKFKDPGIKQIKGEFPCPVKVTVEDATLCPGFALRLVRGVKNGPSPDWLQKRLISIGLRPINALVDITNYLTFDRARPLHVFDAAKVKGDVVVRRARAGETLLALDGKTYTLDDKACVISDDNGVESLAGIMGGEASGCSEETTDVLIESALWNEINIAQTGRRLGINSDARYRFERGVDPAFMLPGLELATKLVMELCGGTPSEITVVGNAHADDRIIDFPLAEVKRLAAIDVPMVEMRLILTRLGFMMAGTGPVVKVAVPSWRSDVHGKADIVEEIMRIYGVDKVPMTPFERGDAPRKPILTQIQSRTRRAKRALAVRGMVEAVTYSFIAKPHAELFGGGSAALALANPIAADLSDMRPSLLPGLVKAAQANADRGVADLASFEVGQIFKGDRPEDQFIAAAGIRHGLASSKGMGRHWSGAANADALDAKADAFAVLAAAGAPMQALQIVAGGPGWLHPGRSGTIQIGPQNILGYFGELHPRAAEALGAVGPLMAFEVILDRIPDAKVRATRAKPLLELSAFQPVSRDFAFIVDRSVKSGDLVRAAVGVDKKLISNVTLFDVYEGKGVEDGKKSLAIAVTIQPREKTLTDQEIDAIGAKVVAEVTKKTGGTLRA; encoded by the coding sequence GTGAAATTCTCCCTGTCCTGGCTGAAAGATCATCTCGACACCGACGAGCCCCTCGAAAAGCTCGCCGACAAGCTCACCATGATCGGGCTTGAGGTCGAGCATATCGACGACAAGGCAAAGCTGCTTAAGCCGTTCACGATCGCGCATATCCTGTCGGCCGAGCAGCATCCCAATGCCGACCGCCTGCGGGTGTGCAAGGTCGATACCGGTGACGGCGAACCGCTGCAGATCGTGTGCGGCGCGCCGAATGCGCGTGCGGGGCTGAAGACCGTCCTCGCAAGGCCGGGCACATTCATCCCGGGCAAGGATTTCACCATCGGTCTCGGCAACATCCGCGGCGTCGAGAGTCAGGGCATGATGTGCTCCGCCGGCGAACTCGGACTGCTCGACGCCATCGACGGCATCATCGAACTGCCGGCCGATGCGCCGGTCGGTGAATCCTATGCCGAATGGGCCAAGCTCGGCGATCCCGTGATCGAGATCAATCTCACGCCGAACCGCCAGGACTGCACCGGCGTGCACGGCATTGCGCGCGATCTCGCCGCCGCCGACATGGGCAAGTTCAAGGACCCCGGTATCAAGCAGATCAAGGGCGAATTCCCCTGCCCGGTAAAGGTCACCGTCGAAGACGCCACCCTGTGCCCGGGCTTCGCCCTGCGGCTGGTGCGCGGCGTCAAGAACGGTCCGTCGCCGGACTGGCTGCAAAAGCGGCTGATCTCGATCGGGCTGCGACCCATCAATGCGCTGGTCGACATCACCAACTATCTCACCTTCGATCGCGCCCGGCCGCTGCACGTGTTCGACGCCGCCAAGGTCAAGGGCGACGTCGTGGTGCGCCGTGCCCGCGCCGGCGAGACGCTGCTGGCACTGGACGGCAAGACCTACACGCTCGACGACAAGGCCTGCGTGATATCAGACGACAACGGCGTGGAGTCGCTGGCCGGCATCATGGGCGGCGAGGCTTCCGGCTGCTCGGAAGAGACCACCGACGTGCTGATCGAATCCGCGCTGTGGAACGAGATCAACATCGCCCAGACCGGCCGCCGGCTCGGCATCAACTCCGATGCGCGCTATCGTTTCGAACGCGGCGTCGATCCGGCCTTCATGCTGCCCGGCCTCGAACTCGCGACCAAACTGGTGATGGAATTGTGCGGCGGTACGCCGTCGGAGATCACCGTGGTCGGCAACGCCCATGCCGACGACCGCATCATCGATTTCCCGCTGGCGGAAGTGAAGCGCCTCGCTGCCATCGACGTGCCGATGGTCGAGATGCGGCTGATCCTGACGCGGCTCGGCTTCATGATGGCCGGCACCGGCCCGGTGGTGAAGGTCGCCGTGCCCTCCTGGCGCAGCGATGTGCATGGCAAGGCCGACATCGTCGAGGAGATCATGCGGATCTACGGCGTCGACAAGGTGCCGATGACGCCGTTCGAGCGCGGCGACGCGCCGCGCAAGCCGATCCTGACCCAGATCCAGTCGCGCACCCGCCGCGCCAAACGCGCGCTGGCCGTGCGCGGCATGGTGGAAGCCGTAACCTATTCGTTCATCGCCAAGCCGCATGCCGAACTGTTCGGCGGCGGCAGCGCCGCCCTGGCGCTGGCCAATCCCATCGCGGCGGATCTCTCGGACATGCGGCCCAGCCTGCTGCCGGGCCTGGTCAAAGCTGCGCAGGCCAACGCCGATCGCGGCGTCGCCGATCTCGCGTCGTTCGAGGTCGGACAGATCTTCAAGGGCGACCGCCCGGAGGATCAGTTCATCGCCGCCGCCGGCATCCGTCATGGCCTCGCATCGTCGAAGGGCATGGGACGGCACTGGTCGGGTGCCGCGAACGCCGACGCGCTCGATGCCAAGGCCGATGCCTTCGCGGTACTGGCTGCCGCCGGCGCGCCAATGCAGGCGCTGCAGATCGTCGCCGGGGGTCCGGGCTGGCTTCATCCCGGCCGTTCCGGCACCATCCAGATCGGTCCGCAGAACATTCTCGGCTATTTCGGCGAGCTGCATCCGCGCGCTGCGGAAGCGCTCGGCGCCGTTGGCCCGCTGATGGCGTTCGAGGTGATCCTCGATCGCATCCCCGACGCCAAGGTCAGGGCCACGCGCGCCAAGCCGCTGCTCGAACTGTCGGCGTTCCAGCCGGTGTCGCGCGATTTCGCCTTCATCGTCGATCGCAGCGTCAAGTCCGGCGATCTGGTGCGCGCCGCTGTTGGCGTCGACAAGAAGCTGATCAGCAACGTGACGCTGTTCGACGTCTATGAAGGCAAGGGCGTGGAGGACGGCAAGAAGTCGCTGGCCATCGCCGTGACCATCCAGCCGCGCGAAAAGACCCTGACCGATCAGGAGATCGACGCAATCGGCGCGAAGGTCGTGGCGGAAGTGACGAAGAAGACCGGCGGTACGCTGCGGGCATGA
- a CDS encoding flavin monoamine oxidase family protein, whose product MTITRRDFVSASSAFALATAFGASARAAPLPRDADIVVIGAGAAGIAAARRIVAAGRKVIVVEASGQIGGRCLTDTTSFETPFDRGARWLHNPETNALVKLARAVGVELIPTPGSQKIRIGRRNARAGETEEFLATLVRANRAIDDAARKGDPSCASALPKDLGNWAGATEYVLGAYAAGKDLKDLSALDHVRAQERGTEIASRIGLGALMVKLADGLPVALSTPATRVNWSGRDIAVETPAGRIATRAVIVTASSNVLASGAIGFTPELPKRQLDAAAKLSLGSTDRIALWMPGNPLALGRDELMIEQSTDTRTGVMLANVGSSALCTVDVAGAFGRDLSAQGEAAMVAFAVEWLTKLFGSDIAKAVTKSSATRWNASPFIKGAMSGAVPGGQFARRALIEPMGNLFLAGEATHETLWGSVDGAWETGERAADAALKKIGALKDTEAERPARPARKPKPRARSSNAVE is encoded by the coding sequence ATGACAATTACGCGCCGCGATTTCGTCTCGGCGTCCTCGGCATTTGCACTGGCCACCGCGTTCGGTGCAAGCGCGCGGGCCGCGCCGCTGCCGCGCGATGCTGACATTGTCGTGATCGGCGCCGGTGCCGCCGGTATCGCTGCGGCCAGGCGGATCGTCGCTGCCGGCCGCAAGGTGATCGTGGTGGAGGCGTCCGGCCAGATCGGCGGTCGTTGCCTCACTGATACCACCAGCTTCGAGACCCCCTTCGATCGCGGGGCGCGCTGGTTGCATAATCCGGAAACCAATGCGCTGGTGAAGCTCGCCCGTGCCGTCGGCGTGGAACTCATCCCGACGCCGGGCAGCCAGAAGATCCGTATCGGCCGCCGCAACGCGCGCGCCGGCGAGACCGAAGAGTTTCTCGCCACCCTCGTGCGCGCCAACCGCGCCATTGATGACGCCGCGCGCAAGGGCGATCCATCCTGCGCATCGGCGCTGCCGAAGGATCTCGGCAACTGGGCCGGCGCTACCGAATACGTGCTCGGCGCCTATGCCGCCGGCAAGGACCTGAAGGACCTCTCCGCTCTCGATCATGTCCGCGCGCAGGAACGCGGCACCGAGATCGCCAGCCGGATCGGGCTCGGCGCGCTGATGGTCAAGCTCGCCGACGGTTTGCCGGTGGCATTGTCGACGCCGGCCACGCGGGTGAACTGGAGCGGTCGCGACATCGCGGTCGAGACGCCGGCGGGGCGGATCGCGACCCGCGCGGTGATCGTCACGGCATCGTCCAACGTGCTGGCTTCCGGTGCCATCGGCTTCACGCCGGAGTTGCCGAAGCGGCAGCTCGACGCGGCCGCGAAACTGTCGCTCGGCAGTACCGACCGTATCGCGCTGTGGATGCCCGGCAATCCGCTCGCGCTCGGCCGCGACGAGCTGATGATCGAGCAGAGCACCGATACGCGCACCGGCGTGATGCTCGCCAATGTCGGCAGCTCCGCGCTGTGCACCGTCGATGTCGCGGGCGCCTTCGGCCGCGATCTGTCGGCGCAGGGCGAGGCGGCGATGGTCGCCTTTGCGGTGGAGTGGCTGACCAAGCTGTTCGGCAGCGACATTGCGAAAGCGGTGACCAAGAGCAGTGCCACGCGCTGGAATGCGTCGCCCTTCATCAAGGGCGCCATGTCTGGCGCAGTGCCCGGCGGACAGTTCGCCCGCCGCGCATTGATCGAGCCGATGGGCAATCTGTTTCTCGCCGGCGAAGCGACCCACGAAACCCTGTGGGGCAGTGTCGACGGTGCCTGGGAAACCGGCGAACGCGCTGCCGACGCCGCGCTCAAGAAGATCGGCGCGTTGAAGGATACCGAGGCGGAAAGGCCGGCGCGCCCGGCGCGCAAGCCGAAGCCACGGGCGCGATCGAGCAACGCGGTGGAGTAA
- a CDS encoding YiiX/YebB-like N1pC/P60 family cysteine hydrolase codes for MGVVLDTVGKLIAGYLQKEVPGYEPFTPSDPERLRDIVQPGDVILVEGNNRVSGIIKYLTQSTWSHAALFVGEIDGAAEPDGEPHVLIEANIGEGVTSAPLSKYFPYHTRICRPVGLSFEDRYTVCRYAINRIGFGYDTKNIVDLMRFLIPLPIPQRWRRRMIAFGSGDPTKIICSALIAQAFDAVRYPILPKITRAGSRAARREILHIRDSSLYMPRDFDISPYFEVVKPTIELGFDYTALHWADKQKPLREVADAFGPFQGPVEAPPLVPETADAEASIFAAEVVILHDELAARRVRLA; via the coding sequence ATGGGCGTCGTGCTCGATACGGTCGGAAAGCTGATCGCCGGCTACCTCCAGAAGGAGGTGCCGGGTTATGAACCTTTTACGCCCAGCGATCCGGAACGGTTGCGCGATATCGTGCAACCCGGCGACGTGATCCTGGTCGAGGGCAACAACCGTGTCTCCGGCATCATCAAGTATCTGACGCAATCGACATGGTCGCACGCCGCGCTCTTCGTCGGCGAGATCGACGGCGCAGCCGAGCCCGACGGCGAACCGCACGTGCTGATCGAGGCCAATATTGGCGAAGGGGTCACCTCGGCGCCGCTGTCGAAATACTTTCCCTACCACACACGGATCTGTCGCCCGGTCGGGCTGTCGTTTGAGGATCGCTACACGGTGTGCCGCTACGCCATCAACCGCATCGGCTTCGGCTACGACACCAAGAACATTGTCGACCTCATGCGCTTCCTCATTCCGCTGCCGATCCCGCAGCGCTGGCGCCGGCGCATGATCGCCTTCGGTTCCGGCGACCCCACCAAGATCATCTGCTCGGCACTGATCGCCCAGGCCTTTGACGCCGTGCGCTATCCGATCCTGCCGAAGATCACCCGCGCCGGCAGCCGCGCTGCCCGCCGCGAGATCCTGCACATCCGCGATTCCTCGCTGTACATGCCGCGTGACTTCGACATCTCGCCGTATTTCGAAGTGGTCAAGCCGACCATCGAGCTGGGCTTCGACTACACCGCGCTGCATTGGGCCGACAAGCAGAAGCCGCTCCGGGAGGTAGCGGACGCATTCGGTCCATTTCAAGGGCCCGTCGAGGCGCCGCCGCTTGTTCCTGAAACGGCTGACGCGGAGGCGTCGATTTTCGCTGCAGAAGTAGTGATACTGCACGACGAACTGGCCGCACGCCGGGTCCGCTTGGCGTAG